One Ostreibacterium oceani DNA segment encodes these proteins:
- the cobO gene encoding cob(I)yrinic acid a,c-diamide adenosyltransferase: MSTNNENSIETSQPNETTGKSDKHKTKMQKLKSVVDASIAAADKEQGIIILMTGNGKGKSSSGFGSAARALGHGHKVGVVQFLKGEFTTGEFLFFSQQPNCEYHAIGDGFTWNTQDRDSDIATAKKAYAQTEKFLQDESVDLVVLDEITYMFKYDYLPIEPFLTALRQRPKMQTVIITGRGAKPELKEIADTVSVIDDVKHAFRAGIKARPGVDW; encoded by the coding sequence ATGAGCACAAATAACGAAAATTCCATTGAGACGTCGCAACCGAACGAAACGACAGGAAAAAGCGACAAGCACAAAACCAAAATGCAAAAACTCAAATCCGTGGTTGATGCGAGTATTGCCGCTGCTGATAAGGAGCAAGGCATTATTATTTTGATGACAGGTAATGGCAAAGGAAAATCCAGTTCAGGGTTTGGTTCGGCAGCGAGAGCATTAGGGCACGGACACAAAGTTGGTGTCGTGCAGTTTTTGAAAGGGGAGTTTACGACAGGCGAGTTTTTGTTTTTTTCGCAGCAGCCTAATTGTGAATACCATGCCATTGGTGATGGGTTTACTTGGAATACCCAAGACCGCGATAGCGACATTGCAACGGCAAAAAAAGCCTACGCCCAAACCGAAAAATTTTTACAAGACGAATCAGTCGACTTGGTCGTGCTCGATGAAATCACCTATATGTTTAAGTATGACTACTTGCCCATCGAGCCGTTTTTAACTGCGTTAAGACAGCGCCCAAAAATGCAAACGGTCATTATTACTGGGCGTGGCGCCAAACCCGAATTAAAGGAAATCGCTGATACGGTCTCTGTGATTGATGATGTGAAACATGCCTTTCGAGCAGGGATTAAGGCACGACCAGGCGTGGATTGGTAG
- the polA gene encoding DNA polymerase I, which produces MSDNHLLILVDGSSYLFRAFHGLPKLTSRNGEPTGAIKGVISMIQKLYDEYQPSHIGIVFDAPGKTFRHEMYEAYKSHRPPIDEDLRCQIKPLLSLIESMGYPLIQITGVEADDVIGTLAKQAVESNMQVLISTGDKDLAQLIDGNTRLIDTMKMKITDYQNVAERFKVDALRADQVVDFLALVGDSADNIPGIPKVGPKTAAKWLSEYHDIAGVIANQDRITGKIGENLRQHIDQLALSKSLTQIKLDVPLPDVDIEKLSMNAIDTEAFSALCKRFDLTQLLTKVLGSEANNQYIDNSGDTDAKPIETHYELVTTQAAFQALSNTLMQSLRFTFEVLSTSTAITETELIGVSFSTELGKAYYLPLRKPLAPDTQDTNTQDTEGNTTKIPSDNPPALDILPLVDVLPTLKAIFGNAAQKLTFDSKMARHTLARYGISIENLTDDIMIAGYVFNSTANKHLLADAVEKHLQYKLTDSETLLGKGVKAVLLSHIDLDKARLYTCERVDFINRLANYLLMRVNAMPGLNRVYHDIEMPFIQALQRTEANGILIDTALLSQQSQAMQIKIDALEKRAYELADETFNINSPKQLQQILFDKLGLPVVKKTPKGQPSTDESVLHELAKNHELPQIILENRGLTKLKTTYTDKLPEVIQPATGRIHTTYHQAVTSTGRLSSAEPNLQNIPIRSAEGRKIRQAFIAPPGYCIMASDYSQIELRIMAHLSQDSRLLAAFSQNKDIHTQTAAEIFELPEDEVSADERRKAKAINFGLIYGMSAFGLAKQIDVSRSEAGQYIENYFDKYPGVKTYMTQIADFAQQLGYVETIFGRRLYIPDITSKNVIRRNAAERLSINAPMQGSAADIIKIAMTQVHQQIADNKGIRLIMQVHDELVFEVEESQIDAAKSLITQTMENAVALSVPLVVDTGLGANWDEAH; this is translated from the coding sequence ATGTCAGATAATCACTTGCTTATACTTGTAGACGGCTCAAGCTATTTATTCCGCGCTTTTCATGGGTTGCCCAAACTCACCTCCCGCAATGGCGAACCAACAGGCGCTATCAAAGGCGTTATCAGTATGATTCAAAAGCTATATGACGAATACCAGCCCAGTCATATCGGGATTGTATTTGATGCCCCTGGCAAAACCTTTCGCCATGAGATGTATGAGGCCTACAAGTCTCACCGCCCACCGATTGACGAAGACCTGCGCTGCCAAATCAAACCACTACTTAGCTTAATCGAGTCTATGGGCTATCCATTAATCCAAATTACGGGTGTCGAAGCCGATGATGTCATTGGCACACTCGCCAAACAAGCGGTAGAGTCCAATATGCAAGTCTTAATCTCCACAGGAGACAAAGACTTAGCACAGCTTATCGATGGTAATACGCGCTTGATTGACACCATGAAAATGAAAATAACGGATTATCAAAACGTCGCCGAACGCTTCAAAGTCGATGCGCTGCGTGCTGATCAAGTGGTGGATTTTTTAGCCCTAGTCGGCGATAGCGCTGATAATATTCCTGGCATCCCCAAAGTCGGCCCCAAAACAGCCGCTAAATGGCTGAGCGAGTATCACGATATTGCAGGGGTTATCGCCAACCAAGACCGTATCACGGGCAAAATCGGGGAAAATCTACGCCAACATATTGACCAACTGGCGCTATCTAAATCACTCACACAAATCAAACTTGATGTCCCGTTGCCTGATGTCGATATCGAAAAGCTCTCCATGAATGCCATCGATACCGAGGCATTTAGTGCATTGTGCAAACGCTTTGATTTAACCCAATTGCTAACCAAAGTACTGGGTAGCGAAGCCAACAACCAATACATCGACAATAGTGGAGATACGGATGCCAAGCCCATCGAGACGCACTATGAATTAGTCACCACACAGGCCGCATTTCAGGCGCTATCAAACACACTGATGCAATCGTTGCGATTTACTTTTGAGGTGCTGTCGACCAGTACTGCTATTACAGAGACCGAATTGATTGGTGTGAGTTTTTCAACCGAACTCGGCAAAGCCTATTACTTGCCACTACGAAAACCGTTAGCACCCGATACGCAAGATACCAATACGCAAGATACCGAGGGAAATACAACCAAGATACCCAGTGATAACCCGCCCGCCCTCGACATTTTACCGCTGGTCGATGTCTTGCCAACCCTAAAGGCCATTTTCGGCAATGCTGCACAAAAACTAACGTTTGATAGCAAAATGGCACGCCACACCCTCGCCCGCTATGGCATCAGTATAGAAAACCTAACCGATGATATTATGATTGCTGGCTACGTATTTAACTCAACCGCAAATAAACACCTGTTAGCCGATGCGGTTGAAAAACACTTGCAGTATAAACTCACTGACAGCGAAACCCTGTTAGGCAAAGGGGTCAAGGCTGTGTTGCTATCGCATATTGACCTAGACAAAGCGCGATTGTATACGTGTGAACGCGTTGATTTTATTAATCGACTCGCCAATTACCTACTGATGCGCGTCAACGCCATGCCAGGGTTAAACCGTGTCTATCATGACATTGAAATGCCGTTTATTCAAGCACTGCAACGCACTGAAGCAAATGGTATTTTAATCGATACGGCGTTGCTGTCGCAGCAAAGCCAAGCAATGCAAATTAAAATTGATGCCTTAGAAAAACGCGCTTACGAACTCGCAGATGAGACGTTTAACATCAACTCACCAAAGCAATTACAACAAATTTTATTTGATAAGCTGGGATTACCCGTGGTGAAAAAAACACCCAAAGGACAGCCTTCAACTGACGAATCCGTCTTACACGAACTGGCCAAAAACCACGAATTACCGCAAATTATTTTAGAAAACCGTGGATTAACTAAATTAAAAACCACCTATACCGACAAACTTCCTGAGGTCATTCAACCGGCCACGGGGCGCATTCACACCACCTACCATCAGGCGGTCACCAGCACAGGTCGGTTATCATCCGCTGAACCGAATTTGCAAAACATTCCAATTCGTAGCGCTGAAGGTCGCAAAATTCGCCAAGCCTTTATTGCCCCGCCAGGGTATTGCATTATGGCCAGTGATTATTCACAGATTGAGCTTAGGATTATGGCGCATCTATCCCAAGATAGTCGCCTGCTGGCGGCTTTTTCTCAAAACAAAGACATCCATACACAAACGGCGGCTGAGATTTTTGAATTACCAGAGGACGAAGTCAGTGCTGACGAACGCCGCAAAGCCAAAGCCATTAACTTTGGACTGATTTATGGTATGTCGGCGTTTGGACTCGCCAAACAAATCGATGTCAGTCGTAGTGAAGCGGGTCAGTATATTGAAAATTATTTTGACAAATACCCAGGCGTCAAAACCTACATGACACAAATTGCCGACTTTGCCCAGCAGCTAGGTTATGTCGAGACGATTTTTGGCAGGCGCCTTTATATCCCTGATATTACTTCTAAAAATGTGATACGCCGCAATGCCGCAGAACGCTTATCAATCAACGCCCCTATGCAAGGCAGCGCTGCCGATATTATTAAAATCGCCATGACACAAGTGCATCAACAAATTGCCGATAACAAAGGGATTCGCCTGATTATGCAAGTACATGATGAGCTGGTTTTTGAGGTAGAAGAAAGCCAAATTGACGCGGCAAAATCTTTAATTACCCAAACAATGGAAAATGCAGTGGCATTGTCTGTACCATTAGTGGTCGATACGGGGCTTGGGGCGAACTGGGATGAGGCGCATTAG
- the rarD gene encoding EamA family transporter RarD, which translates to MNDQTKGIYAMVLACVIWGSLNVVFASLKPMPAFDIVAHRVIWGMVALLLWLFWKRRLFELWRLMRDVRVMKFVCIAAVLISLNWLGFVYASQTGHALEAGIGYFIFPLVTVAFGAIFKGERLNVAQSIAVTAALLAVGILAYGLGKLPWIAIFLAFTFGLYGLLKSNAGYGATMGVALENIVLAPFAVIWLLFVSTADIGFWSGANYAGALILVGAATAIALLSMSQATKLISLFMVGFLSYLNPLIQSFNATIFLGEDFTRWHVMAFSLIVAGSAFYIWDLYRRAKRQTAQPS; encoded by the coding sequence ATGAATGATCAAACCAAAGGCATTTATGCCATGGTTTTGGCTTGCGTGATTTGGGGGTCGCTCAATGTGGTATTTGCAAGCCTTAAACCCATGCCTGCGTTTGATATTGTTGCGCACCGCGTCATTTGGGGAATGGTTGCGCTTTTGCTTTGGTTATTCTGGAAAAGACGACTGTTTGAGCTATGGCGTCTCATGCGAGACGTGCGTGTGATGAAATTCGTGTGTATCGCGGCAGTATTGATTTCGCTCAATTGGCTCGGCTTTGTCTATGCATCACAAACAGGTCATGCACTTGAAGCGGGAATTGGCTATTTTATTTTTCCGCTTGTCACGGTTGCATTTGGTGCGATTTTTAAAGGCGAGCGATTAAATGTTGCCCAAAGCATCGCAGTGACAGCGGCGCTTTTGGCTGTTGGGATTTTGGCTTATGGTCTGGGGAAACTGCCTTGGATAGCGATTTTTCTTGCGTTTACGTTTGGACTTTATGGGCTTTTAAAATCCAATGCAGGCTATGGTGCGACCATGGGGGTTGCGCTTGAAAATATTGTCCTTGCCCCCTTTGCCGTGATTTGGTTGTTATTCGTGTCAACCGCCGATATCGGGTTTTGGAGCGGAGCCAATTATGCAGGCGCTTTGATACTCGTGGGGGCAGCGACTGCGATTGCGTTGCTTTCAATGTCGCAAGCCACCAAATTAATCAGCCTGTTTATGGTGGGATTTTTGTCTTATCTGAACCCATTGATTCAATCATTTAATGCGACTATTTTTCTCGGTGAGGACTTTACTCGGTGGCATGTTATGGCTTTTTCGCTGATTGTGGCGGGCTCGGCATTTTATATTTGGGATTTATATCGGCGCGCTAAACGACAAACCGCTCAGCCATCCTGA
- the plsY gene encoding glycerol-3-phosphate 1-O-acyltransferase PlsY — protein MIDLAVFLFFILTGLFAGYLFGSISCAIVVCRLLKLPDPRQQGSKNPGATNVMRLGGKKAGLLTFAGDCLKGVIVILLARLLTDNQWVIVAAALGAFIGHLYPLYFGFKGGKGVATYVGIITLLQPLSLVVFGLTWLLLTFTLGYVSVASLVGALAVLLSAWWLGYTNAVLTLFVIMTGIMFIRHRQNIINLMNGTENKIRRKQR, from the coding sequence GTGATTGATTTAGCGGTTTTCTTATTCTTTATCCTGACAGGACTTTTTGCTGGCTATTTGTTTGGCTCAATTTCTTGTGCCATCGTTGTTTGCCGTTTGCTAAAACTACCCGACCCCCGTCAACAAGGCTCTAAAAACCCAGGCGCAACCAATGTGATGCGTCTAGGCGGTAAAAAAGCAGGGCTATTAACCTTTGCAGGCGATTGCTTAAAAGGCGTTATTGTTATTCTATTAGCACGATTACTAACTGATAATCAATGGGTTATTGTGGCGGCAGCTTTGGGTGCGTTTATCGGGCACTTGTACCCGCTGTATTTTGGCTTTAAAGGTGGCAAAGGCGTGGCAACCTACGTCGGTATTATTACGCTGCTGCAACCGTTGTCTTTGGTCGTGTTTGGATTGACTTGGCTGCTACTAACCTTTACGCTGGGCTATGTCTCTGTCGCCTCACTCGTTGGTGCATTGGCGGTATTGTTAAGCGCTTGGTGGTTAGGCTACACTAATGCGGTATTGACACTTTTTGTTATTATGACGGGGATAATGTTTATCCGACATCGGCAAAATATCATTAATTTGATGAACGGCACCGAAAATAAAATTCGTCGAAAACAGCGTTGA
- a CDS encoding dihydroneopterin aldolase: MTDIIFIDNIPTQSVIGIHDFEKAAPQKLIISVQLETCIRAAAASDSIKDALDYDAISRFIDTFARRTNVQLLESFAERLVAELFANFALTGVHLRIQKPGAITLTQQVGVAIYRKAN, encoded by the coding sequence ATGACCGACATTATTTTTATCGACAATATCCCCACCCAATCGGTGATTGGCATTCACGATTTTGAAAAGGCGGCACCACAAAAACTCATTATCAGCGTACAGCTAGAGACTTGCATCCGCGCCGCCGCCGCCAGCGATAGCATAAAAGACGCATTAGACTACGATGCCATTAGCCGCTTTATCGATACGTTTGCAAGACGCACTAACGTGCAACTACTCGAAAGCTTTGCCGAGCGCCTAGTGGCTGAATTATTCGCTAATTTCGCGCTGACAGGCGTCCATTTACGCATACAAAAGCCTGGCGCTATCACTTTGACTCAACAAGTCGGCGTCGCTATTTATCGCAAGGCCAATTAA
- a CDS encoding LOG family protein, translating to MNKANQLSINPEQIQTLLNRESWKIFQIMAEFVEGFEQLATISPSVSIFGSARTPEDHPYYQLTEDLAYKLSESGFSVVSGGGPGIMEAANKGAYRGKSQSIGLNIILPHEQSGNPYQDISLNYRHFFSRKVMFVKYASAYVVMPGGFGTLDELAEVLTLIQTGKCRRFPVILMVSEFWAPLIDWFKNTLLQEGTISAEDLDLFHIIDDADEVVETIFGFYEKEGFDFTKEDMKKMLEL from the coding sequence GTGAATAAAGCGAATCAACTCAGTATTAACCCAGAACAAATCCAAACCTTACTCAATCGCGAGTCGTGGAAAATTTTTCAAATTATGGCGGAGTTTGTTGAAGGATTTGAGCAACTGGCAACCATTAGCCCGTCTGTTTCTATCTTTGGCTCGGCCAGAACACCAGAAGACCATCCCTATTACCAGCTCACCGAAGATTTGGCTTATAAACTCTCCGAATCGGGGTTTTCTGTTGTCTCAGGTGGTGGTCCAGGCATTATGGAAGCCGCCAACAAAGGCGCTTATCGCGGCAAATCTCAGTCAATCGGACTCAATATTATTTTGCCCCATGAACAAAGCGGTAATCCTTATCAAGACATTTCCCTAAACTACCGTCACTTTTTCTCGCGCAAAGTCATGTTTGTGAAATACGCATCGGCATATGTTGTCATGCCCGGTGGGTTTGGTACGCTGGATGAATTAGCTGAGGTGTTGACCTTGATTCAAACAGGTAAATGCCGCCGATTCCCTGTGATTTTGATGGTCAGTGAATTTTGGGCGCCGCTGATTGATTGGTTTAAAAATACGCTATTGCAAGAAGGCACCATTTCTGCCGAAGACCTCGATTTATTCCATATCATCGATGATGCAGACGAAGTCGTTGAAACGATTTTTGGCTTTTATGAAAAAGAAGGCTTTGACTTCACCAAAGAAGACATGAAGAAAATGCTGGAGCTGTAA
- a CDS encoding SulP family inorganic anion transporter, which yields MHRLALRLIHWLPFFLWLSKVTPKTAKLDLTAAITSAIFALPQGLAFALIAGLPPEFGLYAAMIAPLVTALFGCSWHTVSGPTVPTSIVIISILSGFAVPASPQFIGLALLLTLLAGIIQFTLGVFRLGHLVNFISHTVILGFSSGAAILIIVSQLGTFFGIDIARQDNIAMTLQLLFQRFHQIDLATTSLSVTTLVVALLCAKYYKKLPNLLIAMAAGTILAFIMTVLFNVEQITMVGALPSGLPQITIPNLSWFQASELFASAIALATLGLIQSVSIAKTVSNKTGQPINANQEFVAQGLSNMACSFTSGFFSSCSFTRTGVNYAAGAVTPLSSIFASGFILLVLIFAAGITAYLPLASMSAIIIIAGYKLIDFAHIKKIIQTSHAETAIYVLTLLATLFLSLEFAIYSGMFLALILYLQKTSQPKVVSLTVDQYDPYHRLIELPSTGSEHPKLAIIRVDGSLFFGSIDHIYQVINQSQAQQASYILLIGDGVNLIDISGAELLLRLKQYTRRKGGDLYLSGLTPAVRKYLSNSPYWDKLGGRSNIYNYQAEAINQINQLLDASNADDADPASDNTDNAQPAETAENAENKENAAPRTTDTTTDTTTDSVASDEPLNQTLPRTKDPKKILE from the coding sequence GCGATATTTGCCCTACCACAGGGACTCGCTTTTGCCTTGATTGCAGGGTTGCCCCCCGAATTTGGTCTATATGCCGCGATGATTGCGCCGCTGGTAACCGCGCTATTTGGCTGTTCTTGGCATACCGTCTCGGGACCAACCGTCCCCACATCCATTGTCATTATCAGCATACTAAGTGGCTTTGCTGTGCCAGCCAGCCCGCAGTTTATCGGCTTGGCTTTATTGTTAACGTTGCTCGCGGGTATTATTCAGTTTACATTGGGCGTATTTCGCTTGGGGCACTTGGTTAATTTTATCTCACACACCGTGATACTCGGGTTTTCTTCTGGCGCAGCGATTTTGATTATCGTGAGCCAATTAGGGACTTTTTTTGGTATTGATATTGCACGTCAAGACAACATTGCCATGACATTGCAATTGTTATTTCAACGCTTTCACCAAATCGATTTAGCGACCACCAGTTTATCCGTTACCACACTCGTTGTTGCATTACTGTGCGCCAAATACTACAAAAAACTCCCCAATTTATTAATTGCCATGGCCGCTGGCACGATTTTAGCGTTCATTATGACGGTGTTGTTTAACGTCGAACAAATCACGATGGTTGGCGCCTTACCCAGCGGATTACCGCAGATTACTATCCCAAATTTATCGTGGTTTCAGGCCAGTGAATTATTTGCCTCAGCGATTGCCTTGGCAACGTTAGGGCTGATACAGTCAGTCTCTATTGCCAAAACAGTCTCAAATAAGACGGGACAACCAATCAATGCCAACCAAGAATTTGTCGCACAGGGGTTGAGTAATATGGCGTGCAGCTTTACCAGTGGTTTTTTCTCATCCTGCTCGTTTACTCGAACAGGCGTTAACTACGCAGCTGGCGCGGTGACGCCACTGTCTAGTATTTTTGCCTCAGGATTTATTTTGTTAGTCTTGATTTTTGCAGCAGGTATCACCGCCTATTTACCGCTGGCAAGCATGTCAGCAATCATTATTATTGCAGGTTATAAATTGATTGATTTTGCCCATATCAAAAAAATCATCCAAACCAGCCACGCAGAGACGGCTATTTATGTTTTGACGCTACTGGCGACGTTATTCCTCAGTCTTGAATTTGCGATATACAGCGGTATGTTTTTAGCACTTATTCTGTACCTACAAAAAACCTCTCAACCCAAAGTGGTCAGCTTGACGGTTGATCAATATGATCCCTATCATCGCTTGATTGAGCTTCCCAGCACAGGCAGCGAGCACCCTAAGCTCGCCATTATTCGCGTTGACGGTTCGCTGTTTTTTGGCTCGATTGACCATATCTACCAAGTCATCAACCAATCTCAAGCGCAACAAGCCAGCTACATCTTGTTAATCGGAGACGGCGTTAATTTAATTGATATCTCAGGGGCAGAATTACTGCTAAGGCTAAAGCAATACACGCGCCGTAAAGGGGGCGATTTGTATTTATCTGGATTAACACCTGCGGTGCGAAAGTATTTGAGCAACAGTCCTTACTGGGATAAATTGGGCGGTCGCAGCAATATCTATAACTATCAAGCAGAGGCGATTAACCAGATTAATCAATTGCTTGATGCAAGCAATGCAGATGATGCCGACCCCGCTTCGGATAATACCGATAACGCCCAACCTGCAGAAACTGCAGAAAACGCAGAGAATAAAGAAAATGCCGCGCCAAGGACAACCGACACGACAACCGACACGACAACCGACAGTGTAGCCTCAGATGAGCCACTCAATCAAACATTGCCGCGCACAAAAGACCCAAAAAAAATCCTAGAATAA
- a CDS encoding DNA polymerase III subunit chi: MTQVNFYILPQHDSNSREAFIYLLVNKALTQAGRILIIAADATQSKRLSQQLWCNQPERFIAHEIIQQADDIQPPYPAVWLMSGFDQAIYTRLASNSEVIIDLSHDGVTLASKKILLVTNQDPEILANSRMKYQAYVDSGITPAVHKIGQTSD, translated from the coding sequence ATGACACAGGTTAATTTTTACATTCTCCCGCAACACGATTCCAATAGCCGTGAGGCGTTTATTTATCTCTTGGTCAACAAGGCACTGACGCAAGCGGGACGCATTCTGATTATCGCCGCCGATGCCACGCAAAGCAAGCGCCTAAGTCAACAGCTTTGGTGCAATCAACCTGAGCGTTTCATCGCCCATGAGATTATCCAACAAGCCGATGACATTCAACCGCCCTATCCTGCTGTTTGGCTGATGAGCGGTTTTGACCAAGCAATTTATACGCGGCTTGCCAGCAATAGCGAGGTCATTATCGATTTATCACACGATGGTGTCACGCTAGCATCCAAAAAAATCCTGCTGGTGACCAACCAAGACCCTGAAATTTTAGCCAATTCAAGGATGAAATACCAAGCCTACGTGGATAGTGGGATTACCCCAGCCGTGCATAAAATCGGTCAAACCAGCGACTAA
- the minC gene encoding septum site-determining protein MinC, with translation MRQSAIIFKNNLPNFKILKIETADIEAIQSALKDKTRQAPMMFVGMQVVIDISFFDDQASLPIDLAPIKDSLMRVGINPIAVMTDNTQHRQTGLDAKLGALPIIAAATDKITIDKAQANIVNSTSHSAVNQSATNQAPTNQAPTNQAPTNQAIDEPKKTHADTAPSNGIAVNEVAANASSEALQSATASTTASTTDNRENQVIKHPIRSGQRIYAKGDLTIVGAVSHGAEVIADGNIHVYGVLRGRAIAGASGDTSAQIFCQKMAAELVAIAGNYKQLEAIDEQYLNQPLQIGFDGETISFQVL, from the coding sequence ATGCGTCAATCAGCCATCATATTCAAAAACAACCTACCCAACTTTAAAATTCTCAAAATCGAAACGGCAGATATTGAGGCGATTCAATCGGCACTAAAAGATAAAACTCGCCAAGCCCCTATGATGTTTGTTGGCATGCAAGTCGTCATTGATATTAGTTTTTTTGACGACCAAGCTAGTCTGCCAATTGATTTAGCACCAATTAAAGACAGTTTAATGCGAGTCGGCATCAACCCTATTGCCGTGATGACTGATAATACGCAGCATCGTCAGACAGGGTTAGATGCCAAACTCGGTGCACTGCCGATTATTGCCGCAGCAACAGATAAAATAACGATAGACAAAGCACAAGCAAACATCGTCAATAGCACCAGTCATTCAGCAGTTAACCAATCAGCAACTAACCAAGCACCAACTAACCAAGCACCAACTAACCAAGCACCAACTAACCAAGCAATTGATGAGCCCAAAAAAACCCACGCCGATACCGCACCATCAAATGGAATCGCAGTAAATGAAGTCGCAGCAAATGCATCATCAGAGGCGCTACAAAGTGCAACCGCCAGCACAACCGCTAGCACAACCGATAACAGAGAAAATCAAGTCATTAAACATCCAATTCGTTCGGGCCAACGCATTTATGCCAAAGGCGATTTAACCATTGTTGGCGCAGTCAGCCATGGCGCAGAGGTCATTGCCGATGGTAACATCCATGTTTATGGTGTCCTTCGCGGTCGTGCGATTGCGGGTGCCAGCGGCGATACATCAGCGCAAATATTCTGCCAAAAGATGGCCGCCGAGTTAGTTGCCATTGCAGGTAACTACAAACAGCTAGAAGCCATTGATGAGCAATATCTCAACCAGCCATTACAAATTGGTTTCGATGGAGAGACTATTAGTTTTCAAGTCTTGTAA